The stretch of DNA TTTTCAGTGTGTGTTTACATCCTGGTGTGGTTGTTTGTGATGGAGTTAACCGCGGGTGATTCATAGAGCAGCGGAGGTGGGGTTATACAGTCACAGGCTCTGCTGTTCTATCTGCTGGACACTCATTGCTCTCctggccctctcctcttccctgggCCCTACTCATTCCCTCTGCGGCAGTAGTAGCATTTACTGGCAACTCACTGAAGACCACATTGAGTGTTTCCCTGTGACTTCAGCAGACCTGGAATTCTTATATATTTTGTAGACTTTATTGAGACAGTTATGATGAATGAATCAGAAAGGGAGGCCATTGGGAAGGGAGGACGCAGAGATCAAACCCCTGTCTCCGGTGGGGAGATGTATACACTGTATCTAGAGCCAGGAGCTTTACCACTAGACCACGTGCTCTGCACTGCTCTAGTGCAGGTCCTGTTGGATAATGAGATTGAGTACTTTGGCTTTTGATATGTTGCTGTTGGTGGACCAGGTGCTGAGCGTATCTAGTTGCTTCGGCATTGATGATGGTTGCTGCAGCTTGCTTGTTTCAAGTCTATTTATGTCACTGACATATTTCTGCACAGGGTCGGCAGCCTTTTATTCAGCATCATTGATGAGGGAAAGGAGTAGGACTGGGGCAAATAGAGTGCCTTGGGGAACACCACATGTAAGGGGCTGTATTGGGATCAACCctgtctctttcctccctcctttctgccAGGTACTGGAGAGAGTGGGAAGAGCACCTTCATTAAACAGATGAGAATCATCCATGGCGCCGGCTACTCAGAGGAGGACAAGCGCGGCTTCACCAAGCTGGTGTACCAGAACATCTTCACTGCCATGCAGTCCATGATCCGCGCCATGGAGACCCTCAACATCCCCTTCTCTGAGGCCCAGAATAAGGCAAGAATCCCAGCAACATTACACTTCAGCCCTACCTCAGTACTGGCTGATCACGGAGCCAAAGAGTTTCGTTTTTCTTTGTGAAGTGTTTTAAAGCATTTTCCGTTGCGTGCCCCAAGGAACACGCCCCAACCATCttgtctgctccctccctcccagggCTATGCCAGCTTGTTGAGTGAGGTGGAGGTGGACATGGTGAATGATCTGGAGAAAGGCCATGTGGACGCCATCAGGAGCCTGTGGATGGACAGTGGAGTGCAGGAGTGCTACGACCGTCGCAGGGAGTACCAGCTATCTGACTCCGCCAAATAGTGAGTAGACTTAGGtcatagggccaggagtttttcttgAACTGGTCATGATCAGGAAAACCACAGGTCAGGTAACTTGGCCTTAGCCAAAGACAACATGTCTATTGCCAAAAAGTAATGACACTATAACGTAAGACTGCAAAGCCGTAAAAAAATGTTAGTCCCTGAGCCAAGCGGTTGCTTCCAGGCCTGTTGTGTTGAGGGTTAATAGGCCTCCACTGGGTTTGTGGATTGGGCAGGCTTCATGCAGTACATGGTTTGCTCCACCCCACAGGCACATAGGGAGCTTTTATTCCTCCCACTCTTGTGTCCAGGTGAGATTTGTGTTCAAGTCATCAGTGGGTGCGTCTTTACAAATTTAGCGCGTCAGGTGTGGGGCATTGAAGACTATTTTCAATCATTTTGTGGGTAGTTTCGAGTCTcgggttttggggggggggggggggggtgacgttTGTCAGGGAGGGAGTCAGGAAAGCGGGTAGATCGTAATGTGTCAGTGATGATGCGCGTGGTGGTGTTTAGCTGTGTCAACTCTGTGTGCGTGTGACAACCTTGACCAGACAGGTGCACAGTACTCTGCCGTTCAATGAACCTTAATTAAAGATGAAATCTGTGCTGCTGCAATGTTTCCCCTGCATGCCCTATAAGAGAACTAAATCAATATTCATACTGGAATGTAAATATGCTGCCAACAAGCCCTGTTTAATTACGTGGACAATATTTGAACTCTAGCTGGGTTTTCTTCAGCGTATACCAAGGTAAAGTATGTGTATCATTGGTTGTGGTATCATTGTTCTTCTTTTCTCTTGGCGAGCACACATCATTCCCTTCAACTTTTTCTTCATGTGTTGTTCAGTTATCTGAGTGACATGGACAGGATCGCAGAGCCCTCCTACCTGCCCACCCAGCAGGACATCCTGAGGGTCCGAGTACCTACAACAGGCATCATCGAGTACCCCTTCGACATGGAAAACGTCATCTTCAGGTGAGGTACACTTTGGTTCTCCGATCGCCACTGAGCGTCCTACATACGAGAAACACTACAGACCCATTTCCTGTCTGTGTCATGAAAATTTGCACAGGCAGATCCAAATCAGAAAGGGGTGGGTTTACATGGGAGCGGATAGAGAATGTTTTCATGGTCATCACTCAAGTTTAGCAAGATCCCAACTTCAGCGTTAGCTATCCTGCTACAGAGCTTTTTTGTTGAGGATGTGCGCATCACTCGTACGAGATGTTTGCTTGTAAACAACAAATATGTCTGTCTATTGGTATACAATAAGCAGCGCTCCAAACATTGGCTTGTTGTGACAGGATGGTGGACGtggggggtcagaggtcagagaggagAAAGTGGATCCACTGCTTTGAGAACGTCACATCCATCATCTTCTTGGTGGCGCTTAGTGAGTACGACCAGGTGCTGGCTGAGTGTGACAACGAGGTGAGCTCCCTTCAGTCAGAGCACCGTCACCGGGCCTTTGCCTGATACACTTGCAGGTCGCATTCGTTGAGCTAACACGCTGTCATGTAAAATTGATGAGTAAAATAAGCTATTAAGTCAAATGTACCTCACATTGAAATGCATAAGTTAAATGTATCTCACAAATTCGATGAGTATGGGCCATCATATCCACTTACTGTACGTGCATCAACTTCCCCTAGAACCGTATGGAAGAGAGCAAAGCTCTCTTCAAGACCATCATCACATACCCCTGGTTCCAGCGCTCTTCTGTAATCCTTTTCCTCAACAAAACTGACATCCTAGAGGAGAAGATCACACGCTCCCACCTTGTCAACTACTTCCCAGAATACACCGGTAAGCTCTagtagtgtttgtgttgtgtgtgaccgCTATTCTTATGTGTATAGTAAGTAAACATTACTTAACACACACATGACCAACCTGGTATCAAAGCCAGGCTGCCACATGACTCAAGAACacgttagcccactgagctaaagcctaggcattcgTTCTGGGAGCTAACACATTTTcaagtctcaggcaaggttacgcATCACGAGTGTAGTTCATCTAACAACCTCTGCTAGGTACACACATCATAACTAAAGCTCTTGTTTCCAGGGCCACAGAACGACCCTAAAGCAGCCAGGGAGTTCATCCTGAAGATGTACCAGGAGCAGAACCCAGACCGAGAAAAGACTGTCTACTCCCACTTCACCTGTGCCACCGACACAGAGAACATCCGCTTTGTGTTTGTTGCTGTCAAAGACACCATCCTCAGACACAACCTCAAGGAGTTCAACCTGGTTTAGAGGAGAGCTAGGGCTCCTGCAAGGTTAGGAGACATCTAGACTGGTCCGAGATGATGTGCTTCAGCTAACTTCTCTATCGTTGACATGAGTTGGTTAaagcacatacagatctgggatcTGGCTAGGAGACCTGAGACTAGATGTATAGGGTTAGGTTGGAAGGTCAGATTGATGTGCTAGAAGAATATGCTCGGACTGCCAGATTTGTAGTGCTGTTTTTCTGTCCAGGGTGCTTTTTAGGTTGAACATCTATACCAAGAGAAAAGCTCCTCTAGATAACTTTTCAAAAGGATGAAAATTATACTCATATGTATAGTGACAGGGATGCCAACGTTACGTTTTAttaagtaaaatatatattttctttgaaACGGAcgattttaatttatttgttgtgGAGTTAGCACAGAGGAAGGAGTTAAAGTATAGCACCTTTAAATTTATGCAAAACTATGATCTAGCAATTACATACAACACTCCTCGGGATGTCTTTCCTTGAGCAGTAGTGTGATAGTGATGAGTGAGAGTGCAAGTGAAATTGTGAATTCAGTCCAAGTCTTTTACTTGTTTAAATGTGAGCAACACTTGGCcgtaaaaatgtaatgttttcatacagatactgtatttatgtacTCCGTCATATATCTAAACAGTGAAGACGTGCATATTTTAGCCAAGTAATCAGTCTAAAGTGCCTTGTTTGTGAGAGGAATAACAGAATAACTCCAGTGGACTATAGGGACATTTACCAGAGACCTTCATTTAGGAGCAAATCCTTACTTCTACTTGATTCAAATTTTCAGTTGGTGTCAATGGGAAACTAAGTGAAAATTAAAAATTTGAAGTAGGAGTTAGGATTCACCACTAAGTGCATAAATATGAATAGGTATTCCTAACAACCGATTTTTGGTCATGAAAGAATTCCCCATTCATAGATTATGACCACTTACTTATTTAATATGTGCATCAAGTCATTTCTACATTGTTACATTTCAATAAATTGTTAGTCAAATGTACAATTTTTATTGATGCGTCACAGATTAAAAAGTGTCAAACAGAACTTGGAGAGAGAAATATGTGCTGATTGTATGTCGTTGTAGATCCCACCATGACAGAAAGACCCAATACCAAACAAATTAAATACCCTTTATTTTTCAAAAAATGGCAGAACTTTATCTGCACCAGTGATTTTATACCGCCTCACAATGAGAGCACTTGCTGACAAAGGCAAAACAGATTAAATAATTTAGTTACATTAATTAGTGACCCCAAACCAAAACAAACCTTTAAAACATTTGAGTATGAATGTAGCAGCTGacaatttataatttattttaaatatatgtcTCTCCATTGCATAACTCTTCGTCGTTAATGGCATTGCATACCTGCTGTATAAAAACATGAAAATCGCCAATGATGAGATACAACCCCTCAATAGATTATCTTAAATCACagcaggctgctgaggggaggatggctcataacaaTGGAgggaatggaatggtattaaacacaTGGAATGGTACAGaacaaaacacatggtttccatgtttgataccattgaaatgtattccattccagccattactagtcctccccaattaaggtgccaccagccgcctgtgtCTTAAATAGAGAGATATATCTATACACAAAACTTCCAAAATAAAGGctacacttgagtaaatgaggggtACAAATTATATTGAAGTCAGGTGCTTCCAATTGTGTGGTTCCTGAGTCAATTAAGCAtataacatcccatcatgctttgggtcatgtataaaaatgcccagttgcccatgaggggtctcaaaggagcatagggggtttaaaggatGGTGTgggtgtctcagtcaccagatcctaagcattttccaccaccatcaacaaaacaaaagtattacatttattgtggaagaatggtatcgcatccctccaatagagttccagacacttgtagaatctattccaaggcgcattgaagctgtttggGTGACCCAATGCCCTATTAAAGACACTatgttgatgtttcctttattttggaagttatctGTATATACACACAGGATACCCTATTGAAATCATTTTACAGCAGATTGACATGTACCGTAGAAAAATAGCATGCTTTTTTCGATCACGTGCAAAGTCATAGCTTGCAGAAATGTATAGAAAAACATAAGTTAGTGATTTAGGAAGAGGGGGAGTATTGGTACAGAATAACTATCACAACAAGCATATTAACAGTAACGTTTGTTACCCCCCCCATCCTATATCAaccagtaaaataacaatgtgtGTAACATATACACatcaaggcagttaaacccagtGTTCCGAGTCCCACAATAATACTTCAAATTTGGCCACAATCTCTTTTCAAGCACATCACTCAGTAACTGGCAAACGGATTGAAATGTGATGGATAGGGCTACTTCAACAGTGGCAGTTTGAAAAGTCATTCAGGTACCCTACTTTTTCaacgaaaacaacaacaaaaaacgacatTTGGGGGAAAAGGAGAAATGTCTAGCACATAGTTGTGTACAATCGGAGCGGTGACATTGTGTAGGGTTTTGTGTTCGCCGTTCACAACAAACATCGTTTTACAGACAGACTGCAAGCTGATATAGAGATAGGGGCTGACTCCACACATCAGAACTAAAGCTCGTTTCCAGGGCTGCAGAATGACCCTAAAGCAGCCAGGGAGTTCATCCTGAAGATGTTCCAGGAGCAGAACCCAGACAGAGAAAAGACTGTCTACTTCACCTGT from Salvelinus sp. IW2-2015 linkage group LG33, ASM291031v2, whole genome shotgun sequence encodes:
- the LOC111957901 gene encoding guanine nucleotide-binding protein subunit alpha-14, translated to MMAGCCMSAEEKENQRINQEIDRQLRRDKKDSRRELKLLLLGTGESGKSTFIKQMRIIHGAGYSEEDKRGFTKLVYQNIFTAMQSMIRAMETLNIPFSEAQNKGYASLLSEVEVDMVNDLEKGHVDAIRSLWMDSGVQECYDRRREYQLSDSAKYYLSDMDRIAEPSYLPTQQDILRVRVPTTGIIEYPFDMENVIFRMVDVGGQRSERRKWIHCFENVTSIIFLVALSEYDQVLAECDNENRMEESKALFKTIITYPWFQRSSVILFLNKTDILEEKITRSHLVNYFPEYTGPQNDPKAAREFILKMYQEQNPDREKTVYSHFTCATDTENIRFVFVAVKDTILRHNLKEFNLV